Proteins encoded by one window of Lathyrus oleraceus cultivar Zhongwan6 chromosome 1, CAAS_Psat_ZW6_1.0, whole genome shotgun sequence:
- the LOC127136572 gene encoding probable polyamine oxidase 5: protein MVVKKPKIVIIGAGMAGLTAANKLYTSSASKDLFELCIVDGGTRIGGRINTSEFGGDRIEMGATWIHGIGNSPIHKIAQETNSLHSEQPWECMDGNNNDESVITVAEGGFHLQPSIVEPVSKLFKSLMEYSQGKLTKETAKGEVLSYYNMAVKASSSSFGSKKNLSIGSFLRQGLEAYFESVKEGDEVNGNGDWNKKSLEEAIFAMYENTERTYTSAGDLECLDYEAESEYRMFPGEEITIARGYLSIIDSIASVLPPGLVQLGRKVRKIEWQPQKLCAEHDYDYERNNVFRPVKLHFCDGSVMYADHVIVTVSLGVLKASISHDEDDDDDVKGMLFCPKLPNSKAEAISRLGFGVVNKLFMQLSNLTTTKDDVSSKGSFPFLQMVFHSPQNETRDKKIPWWMRKTSTLFPIYNGSSVLLSWFAGEEALALESLEDEEIMNGVASTVSNFVPPHSKSISKVLTSKWGTDPLFLGSYSYVAVGSSGEDLDTMAEPLPMKMKDDNNSFSYDHPLQILFAGEATHRTHYSTTHGAYFSGLREANRLLQHYHCVGILNN, encoded by the coding sequence ATGGTGGTAAAAAAACCAAAGATTGTCATAATTGGAGCTGGAATGGCAGGCCTAACAGCAGCAAACAAGCTCTACACTTCATCAGCTTCAAAGGACTTATTCGAACTTTGTATCGTCGATGGCGGAACAAGAATCGGCGGAAGAATCAACACTTCCGAATTCGGCGGTGACAGAATCGAGATGGGAGCTACATGGATCCATGGAATTGGTAATAGTCCAATTCACAAAATAGCTCAGGAAACAAACTCACTTCATTCAGAACAACCTTGGGAGTGCATGGATGGAAACAACAATGATGAATCGGTTATTACAGTTGCGGAAGGCGGTTTTCATCTTCAACCTTCCATTGTTGAGCCTGTTTCAAAGCTTTTCAAGAGCCTCATGGAGTATTCACAAGGGAAGTTAACTAAAGAGACTGCGAAAGGTGAGGTTTTAAGTTACTATAACATGGCTGTTAAAGCTTCTTCTTCGAGCTTTGGCTCGAAGAAGAATCTTAGTATTGGTTCTTTCTTGAGACAAGGTCTTGAGGCTTACTTCGAGTCGGTGAAAGAAGGAGATGAAGTTAATGGGAATGGTGATTGGAACAAGAAATCGCTTGAGGAAGCGATTTTCGCAATGTATGAGAATACCGAAAGGACTTATACATCGGCCGGTGATTTGGAGTGTTTGGATTATGAAGCTGAGAGTGAGTATAGAATGTTCCCAGGTGAAGAAATTACAATTGCTAGAGGCTATTTGAGTATAATTGATTCTATAGCTTCTGTTTTACCACCTGGTTTGGTTCAATTAGGTAGAAAAGTTCGAAAAATCGAATGGCAGCCGCAGAAATTGTGCGCGGAACATGATTATGATTATGAGAGAAATAATGTTTTTAGGCCAGTTAAGCTACATTTCTGTGATGGATCTGTTATGTATGCAGATCATGTTATTGTTACTGTTTCACTCGGAGTTTTAAAAGCTTCGATTTCTcatgatgaggatgatgatgatgatgttaaAGGTATGTTATTCTGTCCTAAGCTTCCGAATTCAAAAGCTGAAGCAATTTCGCGGCTAGGTTTTGGTGTTGTTAACAAGTTGTTTATGCAATTGAGtaatttaacaacaacaaaagATGATGTATCTTCGAAAGGGTCGTTTCCGTTTCTTCAAATGGTGTTTCATTCGCCTCAAAACGAAACACGGGACAAGAAAATCCCATGGTGGATGAGAAAAACCTCGACACTTTTTCCTATTTACAACGGTTCGAGTGTTCTTTTGTCGTGGTTCGCTGGCGAAGAAGCATTGGCACTCGAATCACTCGAAGACGAAGAGATTATGAATGGCGTTGCATCAACCGTTTCGAACTTCGTACCACCTCATTCGAAATCAATAAGCAAAGTTTTGACGAGTAAATGGGGGACAGATCCTTTGTTTTTAGGATCATACAGTTACGTCGCGGTTGGATCGAGCGGCGAAGATTTGGATACAATGGCTGAACCTTTGCCAATGAAGATGAAAGATGATAACAATAGTTTTTCATATGATCATCCACTTCAGATTTTGTTTGCAGGAGAAGCAACTCATAGAACTCATTATTCAACAACTCATGGAGCTTATTTCAGTGGTCTTAGGGAAGCTAATAGGCTTCTTCAACATTATCATTGTGTTGGGATTTTGAACAActag